One segment of Carya illinoinensis cultivar Pawnee chromosome 1, C.illinoinensisPawnee_v1, whole genome shotgun sequence DNA contains the following:
- the LOC122302571 gene encoding cell wall / vacuolar inhibitor of fructosidase 1-like: MKLLLLIFLVQAVLQTIYLPASQGAVQPMDVGLIEQTCKHTPLYNLCVSILESDSRSSKADVTGLALILVDVLKAKATGTRNYIKTLLRGNLKGDVRRGLSSCADLYDNVLEVLIPEANEALQKGNPKFAEQAANDAGAEAGSCESSFSSGHSPLTESNKFMQDVSSVAAAIVRLLL, encoded by the coding sequence atgaaacttttgttgctcatctttcttgttcaaGCTGTTCTTCAGACCATATATCTACCGGCAAGCCAAGGCGCGGTGCAGCCAATGGATGTCGGATTGATTGAGCAAACATGCAAGCATACGCCCCTATACAATCTTTGTGTATCTATTCTTGAATCAGACTCTCGAAGTTCCAAGGCAGACGTCACAGGGCTGGCTCTCATCTTGGTTGATGTACTCAAGGCCAAGGCAACTGGAACTAGGAACTATATTAAGACGCTTCTCCGAGGCAACCTAAAAGGAGATGTAAGGCGTGGCTTAAGCTCTTGTGCAGACCTATACGATAATGTTTTAGAGGTTCTTATCCCGGAAGCCAATGAAGCTTTGCAGAAAGGTAATCCTAAATTTGCTGAGCAAGCTGCAAATGATGCTGGCGCCGAGGCCGGATCATGTGAAAGCAGTTTCTCATCAGGTCATTCACCTCTCACTGAAAGTAACAAATTCATGCAGGATGTCTCATCTGTGGCTGCAGCCATTGTCAGGTTATTGCTTTAA